The following are from one region of the Gryllotalpicola protaetiae genome:
- a CDS encoding MFS transporter: MPRTAAGSAVLSPARIRFALIALALGGFAIGSTEFVAMGLLPDIAHAMLPQLWAANHEDANARAGWMVSAYALGVVVGAPTIAASAAKLPRKKLLLWLLVAFTVATVAAALSPNFGSLLVFRFLCGLPHGAYFGIASLVAGDLMGEGKRVRAVAFVMTGLTVANIVGVPAITWVGETYGWRVAYLFVAGLFALTFVAIAAAVPWQPGNPEQTFRRELSAFRHPQLWFALGMGAIGFGGFFALYTYIAPLVTDVAHLPQQPWVPLVLVVCGLGMFVGNLAGGRAGDYSVKLTIFASFGAVMVSLAFTGLFARIPVLLIIGVFLVGAAASAVAPAVQSRLMDVAHDAHSIAAALNHSAFNIGNSLGAYLGGVVISFGFGYRAPVWIGLVLTLLGLVIASASFLVERRTGRLRAHTRPLELSLPAVR; this comes from the coding sequence ATGCCCCGCACCGCCGCCGGGTCGGCGGTGCTCTCGCCGGCTCGAATCCGCTTCGCCCTGATCGCGCTCGCCCTCGGCGGCTTCGCGATCGGCTCGACCGAGTTCGTCGCCATGGGCCTCTTGCCCGACATCGCGCACGCGATGCTGCCGCAGCTCTGGGCGGCGAACCATGAGGATGCCAACGCGCGCGCCGGCTGGATGGTGAGCGCCTACGCCCTCGGCGTCGTCGTCGGCGCCCCGACGATCGCCGCGAGCGCGGCGAAGCTTCCTCGCAAGAAGCTGCTGCTGTGGCTGCTCGTCGCCTTCACGGTGGCGACCGTCGCCGCGGCGCTGTCGCCGAACTTCGGCTCGCTGCTCGTCTTCCGCTTCCTGTGCGGACTGCCGCACGGCGCCTACTTCGGCATCGCCTCGCTCGTCGCAGGCGACCTGATGGGCGAGGGCAAGCGCGTGCGCGCCGTCGCGTTCGTCATGACCGGCCTCACGGTCGCGAACATCGTCGGCGTGCCCGCGATCACCTGGGTCGGCGAGACCTACGGCTGGCGGGTCGCCTACCTGTTCGTCGCCGGCCTGTTCGCGCTCACCTTCGTCGCGATCGCCGCGGCGGTGCCGTGGCAGCCGGGCAACCCCGAGCAGACGTTCCGGCGCGAGCTGAGTGCGTTCCGGCATCCGCAGCTCTGGTTCGCACTCGGCATGGGCGCGATCGGGTTCGGGGGGTTCTTCGCGCTGTACACCTACATCGCCCCGCTCGTCACCGACGTCGCGCACCTGCCGCAGCAGCCGTGGGTGCCGCTCGTGCTCGTCGTCTGCGGCCTCGGCATGTTCGTCGGCAACCTCGCCGGCGGTCGCGCGGGCGACTACTCGGTCAAGCTCACGATCTTCGCGTCGTTCGGCGCCGTGATGGTCTCGCTGGCGTTCACCGGCCTGTTCGCCCGCATCCCCGTGCTGCTCATCATCGGGGTGTTCCTGGTCGGCGCGGCCGCGTCGGCCGTCGCGCCCGCGGTGCAGTCGAGGCTGATGGATGTCGCGCACGACGCCCACTCGATCGCCGCCGCCCTCAACCACTCGGCGTTCAACATCGGCAACTCGCTCGGCGCCTACCTCGGCGGCGTCGTGATCTCGTTCGGCTTCGGCTACCGCGCGCCGGTCTGGATCGGCCTCGTGCTGACGCTGCTCGGCCTCGTGATCGCGTCGGCGTCGTTCCTCGTCGAGCGCCGCACCGGCCGGCTGCGCGCCCACACGCGGCCCCTCGAGCTGTCGCTTCCCGCGGTGCGCTGA
- a CDS encoding DUF2510 domain-containing protein → MTNATPGWYPDPWNPSAQRFWDGGQWTDHVATANAQAVRQRLPEGAPIYGPLIWILALLPLVGGLAVWFVHVETGPFIDYINQVQQATDAGQTTPVAPPDALAFLGPAYWLSTVLGWASIAASIVLAYFDWKRLTRIGVVRPFHWGFAFFALVATIGVYVIGRSVIVRRVAAPRGLAPIWVFIAASVGSLISVGIWLGSWLGPFLQQLTDTVNNLPTT, encoded by the coding sequence GTGACCAACGCGACGCCCGGCTGGTACCCGGACCCCTGGAACCCCTCCGCCCAGCGATTCTGGGACGGCGGGCAGTGGACAGACCACGTGGCGACCGCCAACGCCCAGGCCGTGCGGCAGCGGCTGCCGGAGGGGGCGCCGATCTACGGCCCGCTCATCTGGATCCTCGCGCTGCTGCCGCTGGTCGGGGGCCTCGCGGTGTGGTTCGTGCACGTCGAGACGGGCCCGTTCATCGACTACATCAACCAGGTGCAGCAGGCGACGGATGCCGGGCAGACCACACCCGTCGCGCCACCGGACGCGCTGGCGTTCCTCGGCCCGGCCTACTGGCTGAGCACCGTTCTCGGCTGGGCGTCGATCGCCGCGTCGATCGTGCTCGCGTACTTCGACTGGAAGCGGCTCACGCGTATCGGCGTCGTCCGGCCGTTCCACTGGGGCTTCGCGTTCTTCGCGCTCGTCGCCACGATCGGGGTTTACGTGATCGGCCGCAGCGTGATCGTGCGGCGCGTGGCCGCACCGCGCGGGCTCGCGCCGATCTGGGTCTTCATCGCGGCCTCGGTCGGGTCGCTGATCAGCGTCGGCATCTGGCTGGGCAGCTGGCTCGGGCCGTTCCTGCAGCAGCTCACCGACACGGTCAACAACCTGCCGACCACGTAA
- a CDS encoding LuxR C-terminal-related transcriptional regulator produces MILGALTEWIRNAADDIEVVSAVATWPELLTSPAFPVDVVLLDLDLKDNIPVSVKLSALKTAGARTVLMSAYSDPNVVREALAAGALGYVVKSEDAAMIAEAVRSALSGETFVSAELEVLLNESEGSSPKLSAQERRVMALYGAGEPVKSVAYKLGISDETAKSYLKRIREKYRLAGFDVGTKVALRKRAIADGILLHND; encoded by the coding sequence ATGATCCTCGGCGCGCTGACCGAGTGGATCCGCAACGCCGCCGACGACATCGAGGTCGTCTCCGCCGTCGCCACGTGGCCCGAGCTGCTCACGAGCCCGGCGTTCCCCGTCGACGTCGTGCTGCTCGACCTCGACCTCAAAGACAACATCCCCGTCTCGGTGAAGCTGTCCGCGCTCAAGACCGCCGGCGCCCGCACCGTGCTGATGAGCGCGTACTCCGACCCCAATGTGGTGCGCGAGGCTCTCGCGGCCGGCGCGCTCGGCTACGTCGTCAAGAGCGAGGACGCCGCGATGATCGCCGAGGCCGTGCGCTCGGCCCTCAGCGGCGAGACCTTCGTGTCTGCCGAGCTCGAGGTGCTGCTCAACGAGTCCGAGGGCTCCAGCCCCAAGCTGTCTGCGCAGGAGCGCCGTGTGATGGCGCTCTACGGCGCGGGCGAGCCGGTCAAGTCGGTCGCCTACAAGCTCGGCATCAGCGACGAGACGGCGAAGAGCTACTTGAAGCGCATCCGCGAGAAGTACCGCCTCGCGGGTTTCGACGTGGGCACCAAGGTCGCGCTGCGCAAGCGCGCCATCGCCGACGGCATCCTCTTGCACAACGACTGA